In a genomic window of Canis lupus familiaris isolate Mischka breed German Shepherd chromosome 28, alternate assembly UU_Cfam_GSD_1.0, whole genome shotgun sequence:
- the LOC491698 gene encoding uncharacterized protein LOC491698, whose translation MDPGPEEEGGALAIPPLRPGEKFHVFVSYSSRDAAWTHTLIGRLEADLPGLRVCLHERDFVPGRNILENMAECIQQSQKVLLLLSQDFVQSRWCLLEADLSLFGYCLERKAVIPILLKPCRVPLHLSHLTYLEATDSRFYPKVLRLLCQATLCGARSVPALRPAASLYSGKALLTLNCINKDSLSSWQVGTFSTLSVPDPLKEVLEEPEVYRRALGVLNGAQSPRSCLRYLGCRVPLGIFLILISLVLLSFTLILGLQPSPPAQRFLLLLGGVFFCSLVLVLAVNTFCWFRRFSRRKMRELVLRAGEANLLLAPHSVLVGCDTMNKLHFVYVLLEECRQVFLECAEGEALFREAMLRFSSSYACCVAHAYFPASEDVQGAQGHLQLGLCFCQFVSLQLKRHQGLGVYPV comes from the coding sequence ATGGATCCCGGCCCCGAGGAGGAAGGGGGGGCCCTGGCCATCCCCCCGCTGAGGCCCGGCGAGAAGTTCCACGTGTTCGTGAGCTACAGCAGCAGGGACGCGGCGTGGACCCACACGCTCATCGGCCGCCTGGAGGCGGACCTCCCGGGGCTGCGGGTGTGTCTGCACGAGCGGGACTTCGTCCCCGGCAGGAACATCCTGGAGAACATGGCCGAGTGCATCCAGCAGAGCCAGAAGGTGCTCCTGCTGCTGAGCCAGGACTTCGTGCAGAGCCGGTGGTGCCTCCTGGAGGCCGACCTGTCCCTGTTCGGCTACTGCCTGGAGAGGAAGGCCGTCATCCCCATCCTGCTGAAGCCCTGCCGGGTCCCGCTGCACCTCAGCCACCTGACCTACCTGGAGGCGACCGACAGCCGCTTCTACCCCAAGGTGCTGCGGCTCCTGTGCCAGGCCACCCTGTGCGGGGCGCGCTCCGTGCCGGCCCTGCGCCCGGCCGCCTCCCTCTACAGTGGGAAGGCCCTCCTCACCCTCAACTGCATCAACAAGGACAGCCTGTCGTCTTGGCAGGTGGGGACCTTCAGCACCCTGAGTGTCCCGGACCCCCTGAAGGAGGTGCTGGAGGAGCCCGAGGTGTACCGGCGCGCCCTGGGCGTCCTGAACGGGGCACAGTCCCCCAGGTCCTGCCTCCGCTACCTGGGCTGCAGGGTCCCGCTGGGCATCTTCCTGATTCTCATCTCCTTGGTGCTGCTGTCCTTCACcctgatcctggggctccagccGAGCCCGCCGGCTCAGCGCTTCCTGCTCCTCTTGGGCGGGGTGTTTTTCTGCTCCCTCGTCTTGGTCCTGGCGGTGAACACCTTCTGCTGGTTCCGGAGGTTCTCCAGGAGGAAGATGCGGGAGCTGGTCCTCAGAGCGGGCGAGGCCAACCTCCTGCTGGCGCCCCACTCCGTGCTGGTGGGCTGTGACACCATGAACAAGCTGCACTTCGTGTACGTGCTCCTGGAGGAGTGCAGGCAGGTCTTTCTGGAGTGCGCGGAGGGCGAGGCGCTGTTCCGGGAGGCCATGCTGCGGTTCTCCTCCAGCTACGCCTGCTGCGTGGCCCACGCGTACTTCCCCGCCTCTGAGGACGTCCAGGGGGCTCAGGGCCACCTCCAGCTGGGCCTGTGCTTCTGCCAGTTCGTGTCTCTGCAGCTGAAGAGACACCAGGGCCTCGGGGTTTACCCCGTGTGA
- the CALY gene encoding neuron-specific vesicular protein calcyon isoform X7, whose amino-acid sequence MVKLGCSFSGKPGKDPGDQDGATTDSVPLISPLDVSQLQPPFPDQVVIKTQTEYQLSSPDQPKKFPDLEAQKLACNHPEEGRRLPTARMIAFAMALLGCVLIMYKAIWYDQFTCPDGFLLRHKICTPLTLEMYYTEMDPERHRSILAAIGAYPLSRKHGTETPSAWGENYRAVKEGPKAPTQAGAAAGAGAAGAAATEPPGKPSAPGEKEAPRKAAGSAPPPAPAPQ is encoded by the exons ATGGTGAAGCTGGGCTGCAGCTTCTCCGGGAAGCCGGGCAAAGACCCAGGGGATCAGGACGGGGCCACCACAGACAGCGTCCCTCTCATCAGCCCCCTGGATGTCAGCCAGCTCCAGCCACCGTTCCCTGACCAG GTGGTTATCAAGACACAGACGGAATACCAGCTGTCCTCCCCGGACCAGCCAAAGAAGTTCCCCGACCTGGAGGCCCAGAAGCTGGCCTGTAACCACCCAGAGGAAGGGCGCAGG CTGCCCACCGCGCGGATGATCGCCTTTGCCATGGCgctcctgggctgtgtcctcatCATGTACAAGGCCATCTGGTATGACCAGTTCACCTGCCCCGACGGCTTCCTGCTCCGG cacAAGATCTGCACCCCGCTGACCCTGGAGATGTACTACACGGAGATGGACCCCGAGCGCCACCGAAGCATCCTGGCCGCCATCGGGGCCTACCCGCTGAGCCGCAAGCACGGCACCGAGACGCCCTCGGCCTGGGGGGAGAACTACCGCGCCGTCAAGGAGGGGCCCAAGGCGCCCACCcaggcgggcgcggcggcgggggcgggcgcggcgggggcggcggccacCGAGCCCCCGGGAAAGCCCTCGGCCCCGGGAGAGAAGGAGGCGCCGCGGAAGGCAGCGGgcagcgccccgcccccggccccggccccccagtGA
- the CALY gene encoding neuron-specific vesicular protein calcyon isoform X6, with the protein MTSHGRHALSEEAWSPRGPQRRSYLSRGRRPGEDDVKQTCNLMIEGRGPLLTMVKLGCSFSGKPGKDPGDQDGATTDSVPLISPLDVSQLQPPFPDQVVIKTQTEYQLSSPDQPKKFPDLEAQKLACNHPEEGRRLPTARMIAFAMALLGCVLIMYKAIWYDQFTCPDGFLLRHKICTPLTLEMYYTEMDPERHRSILAAIGAYPLSRKHGTETPSAWGENYRAVKEGPKAPTQAGAAAGAGAAGAAATEPPGKPSAPGEKEAPRKAAGSAPPPAPAPQ; encoded by the exons ATGACGTCACACGGACGTCACGCTCTGTCGGAGGAGGCTTGGTCTCCTAGAGGACCCCAGAGGCGGAGCTACCTGTCCCGGGGCCGGCGGCCCGGAG AAGATGACGTAAAACAAACGTGCAACCTGATGATTGAAG GCCGAGGACCGCTGCTCACCATGGTGAAGCTGGGCTGCAGCTTCTCCGGGAAGCCGGGCAAAGACCCAGGGGATCAGGACGGGGCCACCACAGACAGCGTCCCTCTCATCAGCCCCCTGGATGTCAGCCAGCTCCAGCCACCGTTCCCTGACCAG GTGGTTATCAAGACACAGACGGAATACCAGCTGTCCTCCCCGGACCAGCCAAAGAAGTTCCCCGACCTGGAGGCCCAGAAGCTGGCCTGTAACCACCCAGAGGAAGGGCGCAGG CTGCCCACCGCGCGGATGATCGCCTTTGCCATGGCgctcctgggctgtgtcctcatCATGTACAAGGCCATCTGGTATGACCAGTTCACCTGCCCCGACGGCTTCCTGCTCCGG cacAAGATCTGCACCCCGCTGACCCTGGAGATGTACTACACGGAGATGGACCCCGAGCGCCACCGAAGCATCCTGGCCGCCATCGGGGCCTACCCGCTGAGCCGCAAGCACGGCACCGAGACGCCCTCGGCCTGGGGGGAGAACTACCGCGCCGTCAAGGAGGGGCCCAAGGCGCCCACCcaggcgggcgcggcggcgggggcgggcgcggcgggggcggcggccacCGAGCCCCCGGGAAAGCCCTCGGCCCCGGGAGAGAAGGAGGCGCCGCGGAAGGCAGCGGgcagcgccccgcccccggccccggccccccagtGA
- the PRAP1 gene encoding proline-rich acidic protein 1 isoform X2, which translates to MRRLFLVAWLVVLLVLQEVGSASLAQGLVRTDGKVGAPEQDPEGARGAHMLETLKHDNQPTGLLVAPKLAAATWATWQGSEAQAGAEGTWGRAPSWDPEPDRDSLYHPLPEEAQGPARLWPWVLPPQQVLQGPEEDRDHIYHPREAS; encoded by the exons ATGAGGAG GCTCTTCCTGGTCGCCTGGCTGGTGGTTCTGCTGGTGCTGCAGGAGGTGGGCTCGGCTTCCTTGGCCCAG GGCCTCGTCAGGACCGACGGCAAAGTCGGGGCCCCTGAGCAGGACCCAGAGGG GGCCCGGGGAGCCCACATGCTGGAGACGCTGAAACACGACAACCAGCCCACGGGTCTCCTCGTGGCCCCAAAGCTGGCAGCTGCCACGTGGGCGACATGGCAAG GCTCCGAGGCCCAGGCGGGGGCGGAGGGCACCTGGGGCCGTGCCCCCAGCTGGGACCCTGAGCCGGACCGCGACAGCCTGTACCACCCCCTGCCCGAGGAGGCCCAGGGCCCGGCGCGGCTCTGGCCGTGGGTGCTCCCACCTCAGCAGGTGCTTCAAGGGCCGGAGGAGGACCGAGACCACATCTACCACCCCAGGGAGGCCTCCTAG
- the PRAP1 gene encoding proline-rich acidic protein 1 isoform X1, with protein MRRLFLVAWLVVLLVLQEVGSASLAQGLVRTDGKVGAPEQDPEGARGAHMLETLKHDNQPTGLLVAPKLAAATWATWQGQGSEAQAGAEGTWGRAPSWDPEPDRDSLYHPLPEEAQGPARLWPWVLPPQQVLQGPEEDRDHIYHPREAS; from the exons ATGAGGAG GCTCTTCCTGGTCGCCTGGCTGGTGGTTCTGCTGGTGCTGCAGGAGGTGGGCTCGGCTTCCTTGGCCCAG GGCCTCGTCAGGACCGACGGCAAAGTCGGGGCCCCTGAGCAGGACCCAGAGGG GGCCCGGGGAGCCCACATGCTGGAGACGCTGAAACACGACAACCAGCCCACGGGTCTCCTCGTGGCCCCAAAGCTGGCAGCTGCCACGTGGGCGACATGGCAAGGTCAAG GCTCCGAGGCCCAGGCGGGGGCGGAGGGCACCTGGGGCCGTGCCCCCAGCTGGGACCCTGAGCCGGACCGCGACAGCCTGTACCACCCCCTGCCCGAGGAGGCCCAGGGCCCGGCGCGGCTCTGGCCGTGGGTGCTCCCACCTCAGCAGGTGCTTCAAGGGCCGGAGGAGGACCGAGACCACATCTACCACCCCAGGGAGGCCTCCTAG